The following coding sequences lie in one Flavobacterium sediminis genomic window:
- a CDS encoding peptidylprolyl isomerase: MKFTSRATALFLLFTTVLFAQPKKEKVDGVIGVVGDYVILDSDVDLEFIGLKAQGIDIKNISRCELFGKLLEDKLYAHQAIQDSIVVTDQEVNDYMNQQIDAMVEQVGSLEKVVSFYKKKDEEDFRNYFFDIIKMNKLTSQMQKKIVDEIEITPEEVRNFFKDIPEDEIPVFGAEVEVAQIVKKPKISEEEKQRTIDKLKQIRQEVLDGGSFFTKAVLFSQDPGSSSNGGYYKMNRKTPFVKEFKDVAFSLAEGEISEPFETEFGYHIIMIDKIRGQEVELRHILIAPKVTPEALQEAKEEIEKIRAKIESGEISFADAAKATSDEKETRNNGGVLFNPRTMESKFELTKMDPALYNQIVDLKVGELSQPILDQDERGNKFYKIVTINTKLPEHKADFASDYLKIKELALRDKQIKAIAKWTEEKIGETYIKIDKEYQDCEFTNNWLKK; the protein is encoded by the coding sequence ATGAAATTTACAAGTAGAGCGACAGCCTTATTCTTATTGTTTACTACAGTGTTGTTTGCTCAGCCTAAAAAGGAAAAAGTAGATGGTGTTATAGGGGTTGTAGGAGACTATGTTATTCTGGATTCTGATGTTGATTTAGAATTTATCGGACTGAAAGCTCAGGGTATTGATATCAAAAATATAAGTCGATGTGAACTTTTCGGAAAATTATTAGAAGATAAATTGTATGCTCACCAGGCCATTCAGGATAGTATTGTAGTAACGGATCAGGAAGTGAATGATTACATGAACCAACAGATCGATGCAATGGTAGAGCAAGTAGGTTCTTTAGAAAAAGTAGTGAGCTTCTACAAAAAGAAAGACGAAGAAGACTTCAGAAATTACTTTTTTGATATTATTAAAATGAACAAGCTTACTTCTCAGATGCAAAAGAAAATTGTAGACGAGATTGAGATTACACCGGAAGAAGTTCGTAACTTCTTTAAAGATATTCCTGAAGATGAAATCCCTGTTTTCGGAGCTGAAGTCGAAGTAGCACAAATTGTGAAAAAACCTAAGATATCCGAAGAAGAGAAGCAACGTACAATTGATAAATTAAAACAAATTCGTCAGGAAGTGTTAGATGGAGGAAGTTTTTTTACAAAAGCAGTGTTGTTTTCGCAAGATCCGGGTTCAAGTTCAAATGGAGGGTACTATAAAATGAATCGTAAAACCCCGTTTGTTAAAGAGTTTAAAGATGTAGCATTTAGTTTGGCAGAAGGGGAGATATCGGAACCTTTTGAAACAGAATTCGGATATCACATTATCATGATTGATAAGATCAGAGGACAGGAAGTAGAATTACGCCATATTTTAATTGCTCCGAAAGTAACACCTGAAGCTTTACAGGAAGCTAAAGAAGAAATTGAGAAGATCAGAGCGAAAATAGAAAGCGGTGAAATTTCTTTTGCAGATGCAGCTAAAGCTACTTCAGATGAAAAAGAAACCCGTAACAACGGAGGTGTTTTGTTTAATCCTCGTACAATGGAATCTAAATTTGAATTGACTAAAATGGATCCGGCTTTGTATAACCAAATTGTAGATTTGAAAGTAGGGGAATTATCGCAGCCAATTTTAGATCAGGACGAACGTGGTAACAAATTCTATAAAATTGTAACCATCAATACGAAATTGCCTGAGCATAAAGCGGATTTTGCCAGTGATTATTTAAAAATTAAAGAATTGGCTTTACGCGACAAACAAATTAAAGCAATTGCTAAGTGGACCGAAGAAAAAATCGGAGAAACGTATATTAAAATTGATAAAGAATATCAGGATTGTGAGTTTACCAATAATTGGTTGAAAAAATAA
- a CDS encoding peptidylprolyl isomerase, with amino-acid sequence MKKIAFLLFVVCLSSVSFGQNKQKEVLFTIDNHPYYTDEFIRVYNKNLDLVKDDSQKDLDHYLDLFVGYKLKVEKAKKLGLQNDAKYTNELGSYRKQLAKNYVNDSKVTNALIDEAYARTKEEVRASHILVLVSEGAEPKDTLKAYHKMLDLKKRIDAGENFEAVAQKFSEDPSAKENKGDLGYFSAFKMVYPFESAAYNTPVGKISKIFRTRFGYHILKVTDKRLNRGEVTVEHIMLLNPSVPSSEANTAVKKAIDDIYQKIKQGENFEELAKQFSEDKSTAAKGGLLQRFGSGQLTSQEFENIAFSLTEKGQISEPFKSKFGWHIVKLVERNPVPPLDEIKYDLENKIKKDDRSLLITNSLAKKLRAKYDIKQNAKLLAQIKNAVTEDFYRGIWEYPSDSKKYNDDLIVINKDRKIEGSAFLTYLQSQQKGNIKTRPLNALVDELYQKWVDDQLIIYFNDNLENEFPEFSYVMDEYRDGLLLFDLMEKEIWEKAKTDTLGLEKFYNSHVKDYMWKTRYDVDIYSSTEEKAAKKAQSYCKKGKSIEYIKEKLNKDGKVNIMVKSGVFEEDFDVLQELAIKTTGATKIVQKGSYYFVADVKEIKAETPKTINECKGKLTSDYQQYLENNWVTELKKEFDVKIDNTVFEKVKAQIRK; translated from the coding sequence ATGAAGAAAATTGCTTTTTTGCTTTTTGTAGTTTGTTTAAGTTCAGTGAGTTTTGGACAAAACAAACAAAAAGAAGTTCTGTTTACTATTGATAATCACCCTTATTATACAGATGAATTTATAAGGGTATATAACAAAAATCTGGATTTAGTAAAAGATGATTCACAAAAAGATTTAGACCATTATTTAGATTTGTTTGTCGGCTACAAACTTAAAGTTGAGAAAGCTAAAAAATTAGGGCTGCAAAATGATGCTAAATATACAAACGAATTAGGTTCGTATAGAAAACAATTAGCAAAGAACTATGTAAACGACAGCAAAGTAACCAATGCATTAATTGATGAAGCTTACGCCAGAACAAAAGAAGAAGTAAGAGCCTCGCATATTTTAGTATTGGTTAGCGAAGGAGCTGAACCTAAAGACACTCTTAAAGCTTACCATAAAATGTTGGATCTGAAAAAGCGTATCGATGCAGGAGAAAACTTTGAAGCGGTAGCGCAAAAATTTTCAGAAGATCCGTCAGCAAAGGAGAATAAAGGCGATTTAGGTTATTTTTCAGCATTTAAAATGGTATATCCGTTTGAAAGTGCTGCGTATAATACTCCGGTAGGGAAAATTTCAAAGATTTTCAGAACACGTTTTGGTTACCATATTTTAAAAGTAACGGATAAGCGACTGAACAGAGGAGAAGTAACCGTTGAACACATCATGTTGCTCAATCCGTCTGTGCCAAGTTCGGAAGCGAATACTGCGGTGAAGAAAGCAATAGATGACATTTATCAAAAGATAAAACAAGGTGAAAACTTCGAAGAATTAGCCAAACAATTTTCAGAAGATAAATCAACGGCTGCAAAAGGAGGTTTGTTACAAAGATTCGGTTCAGGACAGTTAACATCACAAGAATTTGAAAATATAGCGTTCTCATTAACTGAAAAAGGACAAATATCAGAACCGTTTAAGTCAAAGTTCGGTTGGCATATTGTAAAATTAGTAGAACGCAACCCGGTGCCTCCGCTTGATGAAATAAAGTATGATCTGGAAAACAAAATCAAAAAAGACGATCGTTCATTATTGATCACTAATTCGCTAGCTAAGAAGTTGCGCGCAAAATATGACATAAAGCAAAATGCTAAATTATTGGCACAAATAAAGAATGCCGTAACAGAAGATTTTTACAGAGGAATCTGGGAATATCCTTCGGATAGTAAAAAATATAATGATGACCTGATCGTTATCAATAAAGATAGAAAAATTGAAGGTTCTGCTTTTCTAACGTATTTGCAGAGCCAACAAAAAGGGAATATTAAAACCAGACCGCTCAATGCATTGGTTGATGAATTGTACCAAAAATGGGTAGACGATCAATTGATCATTTATTTTAATGACAATCTTGAAAACGAATTTCCTGAGTTCAGCTATGTGATGGATGAATATCGCGATGGTTTATTGTTGTTTGATCTGATGGAAAAAGAGATTTGGGAAAAAGCAAAGACCGATACATTAGGCTTAGAGAAATTTTACAATAGTCATGTAAAAGATTATATGTGGAAAACCCGATATGATGTTGATATTTATTCTTCTACAGAGGAAAAAGCGGCAAAAAAAGCACAGTCTTATTGTAAGAAAGGGAAATCAATAGAGTACATTAAAGAGAAATTAAATAAGGATGGAAAAGTAAACATCATGGTTAAATCGGGAGTTTTTGAAGAAGATTTTGATGTTTTGCAGGAATTGGCAATTAAAACAACCGGAGCCACAAAAATAGTACAAAAAGGAAGCTATTATTTTGTAGCAGATGTAAAAGAGATCAAAGCGGAAACACCGAAAACAATTAATGAATGCAAAGGGAAATTAACCAGTGACTATCAGCAATATCTGGAAAATAACTGGGTTACTGAACTGAAGAAAGAATTTGATGTAAAGATTGATAATACTGTTTTTGAAAAAGTAAAAGCACAAATCCGAAAATAA
- a CDS encoding peptide chain release factor 3: MSFKDEIARRRTFGIISHPDAGKTTLTEKLLLFGGAIQEAGAVKSNKIKKGATSDFMEIERQRGISVATSVLAFNYKDKKINILDTPGHKDFAEDTFRTLTAVDSVIVVIDVAKGVEEQTEKLVEVCRMRNIPMIVFINKLDREGKDAFDLLDEVEQKLKLTVTPLSFPIGMGYDFKGIYNIWEKNINLFTGDSRKDIEETIAFDDVNNPELDKIVGEEHAEKLREELELVTEIYPDFDREAYLKGDLQPVFFGSALNNFGVRELLDCFIEIAPQPRPKESDTRLVKADEEKFSGFVFKIHANMDPKHRDRLAFIKIVSGTFERNKPYLHVRHNKNLKFASPNAFFAEKKEIVDVSYPGDIVGLHDTGNFKIGDTLTEGEVMNFKGIPSFSPEHFRYINNADPMKSKQLEKGIDQLMDEGVAQLFTLEMNGRKVIGTVGALQYEVIQYRLEHEYGAKCSYENFPAYKACWVKPEDTKSEEFAEFKRVKQKFLGHDKHGQLVFLADSEFSIQMTQQKYPSVKLYFTSDFYQN; encoded by the coding sequence ATGAGTTTTAAAGACGAAATTGCAAGAAGAAGAACTTTCGGTATTATATCGCACCCCGATGCCGGTAAAACAACCTTAACCGAAAAGTTATTGTTATTTGGTGGCGCTATTCAGGAAGCGGGAGCCGTAAAGAGCAATAAAATAAAAAAAGGAGCGACTTCCGACTTTATGGAGATTGAGCGCCAGAGAGGTATTTCGGTTGCAACTTCGGTATTAGCTTTTAATTATAAGGATAAAAAGATCAATATTCTTGATACTCCCGGTCACAAAGATTTTGCTGAAGACACCTTTAGAACATTAACTGCTGTAGACAGTGTAATTGTAGTGATCGACGTTGCTAAAGGAGTCGAGGAACAAACCGAAAAATTAGTAGAGGTTTGTAGAATGCGTAATATCCCGATGATTGTTTTCATCAACAAATTAGACCGAGAAGGAAAAGATGCATTTGACCTATTAGACGAAGTAGAACAAAAATTAAAACTTACTGTTACACCTTTGAGTTTTCCTATAGGTATGGGATACGACTTTAAAGGAATTTACAATATCTGGGAGAAGAACATCAATTTATTTACCGGAGACAGTCGTAAAGACATAGAAGAAACTATTGCCTTTGACGATGTAAACAATCCGGAACTGGACAAGATCGTAGGAGAGGAACATGCTGAAAAACTTCGCGAAGAATTAGAGTTAGTCACTGAGATTTACCCTGATTTTGACAGAGAAGCTTATCTTAAAGGTGATTTACAGCCGGTTTTTTTCGGTTCGGCTCTGAATAATTTCGGTGTTCGTGAGCTTTTAGATTGTTTCATAGAGATTGCTCCACAACCCAGACCTAAAGAATCGGATACTCGTTTAGTAAAAGCAGATGAGGAAAAATTCTCCGGTTTTGTATTCAAGATCCATGCTAATATGGATCCGAAGCACCGGGATCGTTTAGCATTCATTAAAATTGTTTCGGGAACTTTTGAAAGAAACAAACCTTACCTGCATGTTCGCCATAACAAAAATTTAAAGTTTGCCAGCCCGAATGCCTTTTTTGCAGAAAAGAAAGAAATTGTAGACGTTTCTTATCCGGGTGATATTGTAGGTTTACACGATACCGGAAACTTTAAAATCGGGGACACACTTACTGAAGGCGAAGTTATGAACTTTAAAGGAATCCCTAGTTTTTCTCCGGAGCATTTCCGTTATATTAACAATGCTGATCCGATGAAATCAAAACAATTAGAAAAGGGAATCGATCAATTGATGGATGAAGGAGTAGCTCAGCTGTTTACACTGGAAATGAACGGGAGAAAGGTTATCGGTACAGTAGGTGCTCTACAGTATGAAGTTATCCAATATCGTTTAGAACATGAGTATGGTGCTAAGTGTAGTTATGAAAATTTTCCGGCATATAAAGCATGTTGGGTAAAACCTGAAGACACTAAAAGTGAAGAATTTGCAGAATTTAAAAGAGTGAAACAAAAGTTCTTAGGCCACGATAAACACGGACAACTGGTGTTTTTAGCGGATAGTGAATTTTCGATTCAGATGACGCAACAAAAATATCCTTCTGTTAAACTTTATTTTACATCTGATTTTTACCAGAATTAA
- a CDS encoding bifunctional 5,10-methylenetetrahydrofolate dehydrogenase/5,10-methenyltetrahydrofolate cyclohydrolase — MILLDGKKISEDIKNEIAAEVAMMKANGEKVPHLAAVIVGNDGASLTYVGSKVKACERVGFESTLVKMPSTTSETELLKKIKELNENDDIDGFIVQLPLPKQIDTQKVLMAIDPSKDVDGFHPENFGKMALDMSTFIPATPFGILELLERYNVETQGKHTVVIGRSHIVGRPMSILMGRKGFPGNSTVTLTHSHTKNINQITTQADIIITALGVPNYLKAEMVKDDVVVIDVGITRVADETTEKGYRITGDVDFENVSKKASYITPVPGGVGPMTIAMLLKNTLLARERRKLMK, encoded by the coding sequence ATGATATTATTAGACGGTAAAAAAATATCAGAAGATATTAAGAATGAAATTGCTGCGGAAGTAGCAATGATGAAAGCAAACGGAGAAAAGGTTCCGCACCTGGCTGCTGTTATAGTAGGAAACGACGGAGCCAGCTTAACTTATGTAGGAAGTAAAGTTAAAGCATGTGAACGTGTAGGTTTTGAATCTACCCTGGTAAAAATGCCAAGCACAACTTCTGAGACAGAATTGTTAAAAAAGATCAAAGAGCTAAATGAAAATGATGATATAGACGGCTTTATTGTTCAGCTTCCTTTGCCGAAACAAATTGATACCCAAAAAGTTTTGATGGCAATTGACCCTAGTAAAGATGTTGATGGTTTCCATCCGGAAAACTTTGGAAAGATGGCTCTGGATATGAGTACATTTATTCCGGCAACACCTTTCGGTATCTTAGAATTGCTGGAACGATACAATGTAGAAACACAGGGGAAACATACTGTAGTAATTGGTCGTAGCCATATTGTAGGTCGCCCGATGAGTATATTGATGGGGAGAAAAGGATTTCCTGGAAATTCAACGGTGACATTAACACACAGTCACACTAAAAATATTAATCAAATCACAACACAAGCCGATATTATTATTACAGCTTTAGGTGTTCCTAACTATTTAAAAGCAGAAATGGTAAAGGACGATGTTGTGGTTATAGATGTTGGTATTACAAGAGTTGCTGATGAAACTACTGAAAAAGGATACCGAATTACCGGAGATGTGGATTTTGAAAATGTATCTAAAAAAGCATCTTATATTACTCCGGTTCCCGGAGGTGTAGGGCCAATGACGATTGCCATGCTGCTTAAGAACACCCTACTGGCAAGAGAAAGAAGAAAATTAATGAAATAA
- the ffh gene encoding signal recognition particle protein yields MFDNLTDKLDKAFHILKGHGKITDVNVADTLKEVRRALLDADVNFKIAKEFTNKVKEKAIGENVLTNLQPGQLMVKIVKDELTELMGGDVAGVNLSGNPSVILMSGLQGSGKTTFSGKLANFLKTKKNKNPLLVACDVYRPAAINQLHVVGEQIGVEVYSEPENKNPVEIAQNAIKHAKANGFNVVIVDTAGRLAVDEEMMNEIANVHKAIQPQETLFVVDAMTGQDAVNTAKAFNDRLNFDGVVLTKLDGDTRGGAAISIKSVVNKPIKFIGTGEKMEAIDVFYPSRMADRILGMGDVVSLVERAQEQYNEEEARKLQKKIAKNEFGFDDFLTQIQQIKKMGNMKDLVGMIPGANKALKDVEIEDDAFKHIEAIIHSMTPEERSKPAIIDGKRKTRIAKGSGTKVEQVNQLMKQFDQMSKMMKMMQGGAGKNLMRMMGGGMKGMR; encoded by the coding sequence ATGTTTGATAATTTAACGGATAAATTAGACAAAGCTTTCCATATATTAAAAGGGCACGGAAAAATTACGGATGTAAACGTTGCTGATACGCTTAAAGAAGTTCGTCGGGCACTACTTGATGCCGATGTTAACTTTAAAATTGCGAAAGAATTTACAAACAAAGTAAAGGAAAAAGCAATCGGAGAAAACGTATTGACTAATTTACAACCCGGACAATTAATGGTTAAAATCGTTAAAGACGAGTTAACCGAATTAATGGGAGGTGATGTAGCAGGAGTAAACCTGTCTGGTAACCCATCCGTTATATTAATGTCAGGGCTTCAGGGTTCGGGTAAAACGACTTTCTCAGGGAAGTTGGCCAACTTTTTAAAAACTAAAAAAAATAAAAACCCTTTGTTAGTAGCCTGTGACGTTTATCGTCCGGCTGCAATCAATCAATTACATGTAGTAGGTGAGCAAATAGGAGTAGAGGTTTATAGTGAACCGGAAAATAAAAATCCTGTCGAAATTGCTCAAAATGCAATCAAACATGCTAAAGCAAACGGTTTTAACGTAGTTATTGTCGATACAGCAGGACGTTTAGCAGTCGATGAAGAAATGATGAACGAAATTGCTAATGTTCATAAAGCGATTCAGCCACAAGAAACGTTGTTTGTGGTAGATGCAATGACCGGACAAGATGCTGTTAATACCGCTAAGGCTTTCAATGACCGTCTGAATTTTGACGGGGTGGTTTTAACCAAGTTGGATGGTGATACTCGTGGTGGTGCCGCTATTTCAATTAAATCGGTAGTAAATAAGCCGATCAAATTCATTGGTACCGGTGAAAAAATGGAAGCTATAGATGTATTCTATCCTTCCCGTATGGCCGACCGTATTTTAGGGATGGGAGATGTCGTTTCCCTAGTAGAACGCGCACAGGAACAATACAATGAAGAAGAAGCGCGTAAACTTCAAAAGAAAATTGCTAAAAACGAATTCGGTTTTGACGATTTCTTAACACAGATACAACAGATCAAAAAAATGGGGAACATGAAAGATTTGGTCGGAATGATTCCCGGTGCAAACAAAGCACTAAAAGATGTTGAAATAGAAGACGATGCTTTTAAACATATTGAAGCTATTATTCACTCAATGACGCCTGAAGAAAGAAGCAAGCCGGCTATTATTGACGGTAAGCGGAAAACGAGAATCGCTAAAGGTTCCGGAACTAAAGTAGAACAGGTAAATCAGTTGATGAAACAGTTCGATCAAATGAGTAAAATGATGAAGATGATGCAAGGAGGTGCCGGAAAGAATTTGATGCGAATGATGGGAGGAGGAATGAAAGGTATGAGATAA
- a CDS encoding RNA polymerase sigma factor yields MKSKSTTDICNESIFSVFFESHIKTLRNFILYKFGNSNHAEDVSQEAFIKLWQNCKDVPLEKAKSYIYTIANNSSLNIIAHEKVKLSYMKDFSGLDKTNQSPEFILEENQFKDKLLTAIENLNETQRIAFLMHRIDGKKYKEIAEELDISVKAVEKRIHLALLELRKNIDNL; encoded by the coding sequence ATGAAATCGAAATCAACTACAGATATTTGTAATGAATCTATTTTTTCTGTTTTTTTTGAGAGTCATATAAAAACTCTCAGGAATTTTATATTATATAAATTCGGGAATAGTAACCATGCAGAAGATGTCTCCCAAGAAGCATTCATAAAACTTTGGCAAAATTGTAAAGATGTTCCTTTAGAAAAAGCAAAATCATACATCTATACCATTGCGAATAATAGTTCGCTGAATATCATTGCTCATGAAAAAGTAAAGTTATCCTACATGAAAGATTTTTCGGGATTAGACAAGACAAATCAATCTCCGGAATTCATCTTAGAAGAAAATCAGTTTAAAGATAAATTATTAACGGCTATTGAAAATTTAAACGAAACACAACGTATCGCTTTTTTAATGCACCGAATTGACGGCAAAAAATATAAAGAGATTGCTGAAGAACTTGACATTAGTGTAAAAGCCGTTGAGAAAAGAATCCATTTAGCTTTACTTGAATTAAGAAAGAATATTGATAACCTATAA
- a CDS encoding FecR family protein, giving the protein MDEKYYLAKWLNDELEGEELIEFEKSPEFHTYLKIKEYSNQLTVPEFDKNAIYENIMQQQKEKPKIIPLQKNWFLKIAAILILSIGLGTFMFLNFSTENLLAKNGEKNSFVLPDHSKVILNSGSEISYKKWNWDSNRKLNLKGEAFFKVAKGKKFEVQTELGKVTVLGTQFNVKNREDRFEVTCYEGKVRVNYNNKELLLTKGMQVIFENDIQTDLSVTVKKPDWMNNEVSFHKETLIAVLNEIERQYNVTIENKSTSGDTIFTGKIPTNDLDIALKIVSTTFNLKVIKKAESLFVLESN; this is encoded by the coding sequence ATGGATGAAAAATACTATTTAGCCAAATGGCTTAATGATGAATTAGAAGGCGAGGAATTGATTGAATTTGAAAAAAGTCCCGAATTTCATACCTATTTAAAAATTAAGGAATATTCAAATCAGTTAACGGTTCCTGAATTTGACAAAAATGCTATTTATGAAAATATAATGCAACAGCAAAAAGAAAAGCCTAAAATAATTCCGTTACAAAAAAATTGGTTCTTAAAAATTGCTGCTATCCTGATTTTATCTATCGGACTAGGGACTTTTATGTTTCTAAACTTTAGCACAGAAAATCTATTGGCTAAAAACGGTGAGAAAAATAGTTTTGTTTTACCCGATCATTCCAAAGTAATTTTGAACTCGGGTTCTGAAATTTCATATAAAAAATGGAATTGGGATTCAAATCGGAAACTAAATTTAAAGGGTGAAGCCTTTTTTAAGGTTGCCAAAGGAAAAAAGTTTGAAGTTCAGACGGAGTTGGGTAAAGTGACGGTTTTGGGCACTCAATTCAATGTAAAAAACAGAGAAGACCGATTTGAGGTTACATGTTATGAAGGAAAAGTAAGAGTGAATTACAACAACAAAGAACTCCTTTTAACTAAAGGCATGCAGGTAATTTTTGAAAATGACATCCAAACTGATTTATCCGTAACTGTTAAAAAGCCTGATTGGATGAATAATGAAGTATCATTCCATAAAGAAACTTTAATTGCGGTTTTAAATGAAATTGAAAGACAATACAATGTAACTATTGAAAATAAATCGACAAGCGGAGATACAATTTTCACCGGAAAAATACCTACAAACGATCTGGATATTGCTCTAAAAATTGTTTCTACTACTTTTAACTTAAAAGTAATTAAGAAGGCTGAAAGCCTGTTTGTTTTAGAGTCAAATTAA